One stretch of Candidatus Binatia bacterium DNA includes these proteins:
- a CDS encoding COX15/CtaA family protein: protein MRPEKQVMSLQRRLHWICTAAVGSTLALVALGGLVTNTGSALAVPDWPTTFGYNMFTYPPSQWVGGVLYEHSHRLLGSVVGFLTIILAVAAWRWEQRSWVRWLALGAVAAVIVQGVLGGMRVVLLEHGLAVVHGCFAQAFFGLLVGLWVVTSPSWDRLEQKAGMVESSWFAAFLRMALPAAVYAQLVLGAFLTHRGQAVWEHIFLACLVAVLTVAVLVWVMRVVPQVAELRTPAFALAGLVSLQLSLGLMAYLWHFTDLHLRLPYGVGLSLLAAHRITGTLVWGSSLVFALRLARVRWLWVRSGWSLGEASKAWT, encoded by the coding sequence GTGAGGCCTGAAAAACAGGTGATGAGTCTGCAACGTAGGTTGCACTGGATCTGCACCGCCGCGGTTGGCTCGACGCTTGCGCTTGTGGCCCTCGGAGGGCTGGTGACGAACACCGGCTCCGCCCTGGCGGTGCCAGATTGGCCCACAACTTTTGGGTACAACATGTTCACTTACCCGCCCTCGCAATGGGTCGGAGGTGTTTTGTACGAGCACTCGCATCGCTTGTTGGGAAGCGTGGTGGGGTTCCTGACGATCATTTTGGCGGTGGCTGCATGGCGTTGGGAACAGCGGTCGTGGGTCCGGTGGTTGGCCCTCGGAGCGGTTGCGGCCGTGATTGTACAGGGAGTGCTCGGCGGGATGCGGGTTGTGTTGCTCGAACACGGACTCGCCGTTGTACACGGGTGTTTTGCGCAGGCGTTTTTCGGGCTGCTTGTTGGTTTGTGGGTCGTCACCAGCCCGAGTTGGGATCGGCTCGAGCAGAAGGCTGGAATGGTTGAGTCCTCGTGGTTTGCAGCATTTTTGCGGATGGCGTTGCCGGCGGCGGTTTACGCGCAACTTGTTTTGGGGGCATTTCTCACCCATCGGGGCCAAGCCGTGTGGGAGCATATCTTCCTAGCGTGTCTCGTTGCGGTCTTGACCGTTGCAGTGTTGGTGTGGGTTATGCGCGTTGTGCCGCAGGTGGCGGAGTTGCGCACGCCTGCATTTGCTTTGGCTGGGCTCGTGAGCTTGCAGTTGAGCCTGGGATTGATGGCGTATCTCTGGCATTTTACAGACCTGCATTTGCGGTTGCCGTACGGAGTTGGTCTGAGTTTACTTGCCGCTCACCGAATTACGGGAACCTTGGTGTGGGGTAGTAGTCTCGTGTTCGCTTTGCGGCTCGCTCGCGTACGGTGGTTGTGGGTACGCTCGGGTTGGTCGCTCGGGGAGGCCAGCAAGGCATGGACTTAA
- the malQ gene encoding 4-alpha-glucanotransferase: MRLPRASGVLLHPTSLPSRFGIGNLGPAAREWVDCLAAAGQRWWQILPLGPTGFGDSPYQCFSAFAGNPWMISPEDLMAAGLLSQNDLEPVPAFPASRVDFGRLIPWKRTWLRRAAERLRSAQGALLERYQSFCQRAAWWLEDYALFSALKDVFGGKVWSEWDADIVARDTAALQRWRDRLRGEIDTYTAWQFFFFEQWQALRSYAHTRGVRIFGDVPIFVAYDSADVWAHPELFFLDERGKPTVVAGVPPDYFSATGQLWGNPLYRWQRMADDGYRWWIDRIRATLELVDLIRIDHFIGFVRYWEIPAGAPTAETGRYLPGPGADFLLALNKTLGQLPLVAEDLGAVTPEVDALREQFDLPGMKVLQFAFSSDASNRFLPHNYTANFIVYTGTHDNDTTVGWFRSAPPAERRYARRYLGRSGRDIAWDLIRLGMGSVADTFIVPAQDLLSLGSEARMNYPGRAEGNWRWRLEPGQLTDAVWQRLRSLSELYGRLATSTAKSD; this comes from the coding sequence ATGAGGTTGCCGCGCGCTAGCGGAGTGCTCCTGCACCCAACAAGTTTGCCTTCCAGGTTTGGAATCGGTAACCTCGGTCCGGCGGCACGGGAGTGGGTCGACTGCCTCGCCGCCGCGGGGCAACGTTGGTGGCAAATCTTGCCGCTGGGGCCCACGGGATTCGGCGATTCGCCCTACCAGTGCTTTTCCGCCTTTGCTGGAAATCCTTGGATGATTTCGCCCGAGGATTTGATGGCAGCGGGACTGCTTTCACAGAATGACCTGGAGCCAGTGCCTGCGTTTCCTGCCAGTCGGGTGGATTTCGGGCGCCTGATCCCGTGGAAACGGACTTGGCTGCGGCGAGCAGCCGAGCGGCTGCGCTCCGCGCAAGGAGCGCTGTTGGAGCGCTACCAAAGCTTTTGCCAACGTGCCGCCTGGTGGCTCGAGGATTATGCGCTGTTCTCTGCGCTCAAGGACGTGTTCGGCGGGAAGGTTTGGAGCGAATGGGATGCCGACATCGTTGCCCGGGACACGGCTGCATTGCAGCGTTGGCGTGACCGACTGCGCGGCGAGATCGACACATACACCGCGTGGCAGTTTTTCTTTTTCGAGCAGTGGCAGGCCTTGCGCAGCTACGCCCACACCCGCGGGGTGCGAATTTTCGGAGACGTGCCAATTTTCGTCGCTTACGACAGCGCTGACGTTTGGGCGCATCCAGAGCTGTTCTTTCTCGACGAACGTGGCAAGCCAACAGTTGTTGCTGGTGTCCCGCCGGATTACTTCAGCGCTACCGGGCAACTCTGGGGGAATCCGTTGTACCGCTGGCAGCGCATGGCGGACGATGGCTACCGCTGGTGGATCGATCGGATCCGCGCAACTCTCGAGCTCGTAGATCTCATTCGGATCGACCATTTCATCGGTTTTGTGCGGTACTGGGAAATCCCGGCCGGTGCCCCTACTGCTGAAACGGGCCGCTATCTTCCAGGTCCAGGCGCGGATTTTCTCCTTGCGCTCAACAAAACTTTGGGTCAGTTGCCGCTGGTGGCAGAGGATCTGGGGGCGGTCACGCCCGAGGTGGATGCCCTGCGCGAGCAATTCGACCTACCGGGGATGAAGGTTTTGCAGTTTGCCTTCTCATCGGATGCAAGCAATCGGTTCTTGCCTCACAACTACACTGCCAACTTTATCGTCTACACCGGAACCCACGATAACGATACGACCGTCGGCTGGTTCCGTAGTGCGCCGCCAGCCGAGCGTCGCTATGCGCGACGTTACCTCGGCCGCTCCGGTCGCGACATCGCCTGGGACTTGATTCGCTTGGGCATGGGTTCCGTGGCGGACACGTTCATTGTGCCCGCGCAGGATCTGCTGTCCCTCGGCTCCGAAGCGCGCATGAATTACCCTGGCCGGGCAGAAGGGAATTGGCGTTGGCGCCTGGAGCCGGGCCAGCTTACCGACGCCGTATGGCAGCGGCTGCGGAGCCTCAGCGAGCTTTACGGTCGGCTCGCCACGAGTACCGCAAAGTCCGATTGA
- a CDS encoding glycerol-3-phosphate dehydrogenase/oxidase, which translates to MYRLPSREELLDAVRRRSRPWDIVVIGGGATGVGVALDAAARGYDVVLFERGDFGQGTSSRSTKLVHGGVRYLERGDVPLVMEALRERGIMRQNAPHLVTDLAFVVPTYAWWEGPFYGAGLRVYNLLAGRYGFGKSRNLSKERTLEFLPTIRREGLRGGVLYYDGQFDDTRFLVALVQTAAEQGAVILNHCGVVALERGADGVVRGVRARDAETGEEFPVQAKVVVNAAGPFVDEVRRLADPNASPLISPSQGIHLVFDRSFLPSDVAIMVPHTSDGRVLFAIPWCGHTLIGTTDTPISEVSPEPRPLAAEIDFILSTAALYLHKAPTRDDVLSMFAGIRPLVRSGNGKSTAALSRDHKIHVDQNGLLTITGGKWTTYRNMAEDCVNHAAMLAELEERPCVTRVLNLHGYHLNAERFGDLAPYGSDAVVLQRLMLAAPELGEFLHPALPYRAVQVVWAVRHEFARTVEDVLSRRLRATFLNARAAMAMAPTVARLMAKELGRDEHWVQREVEAFCALAASYVPQ; encoded by the coding sequence ATGTATCGCCTTCCATCCCGCGAAGAACTTCTCGACGCTGTGCGGCGACGCAGTCGCCCCTGGGACATTGTTGTCATTGGCGGCGGCGCGACCGGCGTCGGAGTGGCGCTCGACGCTGCCGCGCGAGGTTACGACGTTGTTCTTTTCGAGCGTGGGGATTTTGGACAGGGTACATCCAGTCGCAGCACCAAGTTGGTACACGGGGGGGTGCGCTACCTCGAGCGGGGTGACGTGCCGCTGGTGATGGAGGCGTTGCGCGAGCGGGGGATTATGCGACAAAACGCTCCGCATCTCGTGACCGATCTTGCCTTTGTCGTTCCCACTTACGCTTGGTGGGAAGGACCGTTTTACGGTGCCGGCTTGCGGGTCTACAACCTGCTGGCGGGCCGCTACGGTTTCGGTAAGTCGCGCAATCTTTCGAAGGAAAGAACGTTGGAGTTCTTGCCGACGATTCGGCGGGAAGGTCTGCGCGGTGGCGTGCTGTACTATGACGGCCAGTTCGACGATACGCGCTTCCTCGTGGCGCTGGTACAGACGGCGGCGGAGCAAGGGGCGGTGATCTTGAATCACTGCGGTGTCGTCGCGCTCGAACGCGGGGCTGACGGTGTCGTGCGCGGCGTGCGGGCCCGCGATGCCGAGACCGGAGAAGAGTTTCCAGTACAGGCGAAGGTTGTCGTCAATGCCGCGGGGCCGTTTGTCGATGAGGTCCGCCGCCTCGCGGATCCCAATGCGTCGCCGCTGATCTCCCCGAGTCAGGGCATTCATCTCGTGTTCGACCGCTCGTTTCTGCCCTCCGACGTAGCCATCATGGTGCCACATACGAGCGATGGCCGCGTTCTTTTCGCGATCCCGTGGTGCGGTCACACGCTAATTGGCACGACCGACACACCAATCTCAGAAGTCAGCCCTGAGCCGCGCCCCTTAGCGGCGGAAATCGACTTCATTTTGAGCACGGCGGCACTTTACCTTCATAAAGCGCCGACGCGCGACGACGTACTCAGCATGTTTGCTGGTATCCGACCGCTGGTGCGCTCGGGCAACGGTAAGTCCACGGCGGCGTTGTCGCGCGACCATAAGATTCACGTCGATCAGAACGGCTTGCTCACGATCACTGGAGGGAAGTGGACGACGTACCGAAACATGGCCGAGGACTGTGTGAATCACGCAGCCATGCTTGCCGAGCTAGAGGAACGCCCGTGCGTGACGCGCGTGCTCAACTTGCACGGTTATCACCTCAACGCCGAGCGGTTCGGTGACCTCGCTCCGTATGGGTCGGACGCCGTGGTATTGCAGCGCCTGATGCTCGCTGCTCCCGAACTGGGCGAATTCTTGCATCCGGCACTGCCGTATCGGGCGGTGCAGGTGGTGTGGGCAGTTCGTCACGAATTTGCACGGACGGTGGAAGACGTGCTCTCGCGGCGGTTGCGCGCCACGTTTTTGAACGCGCGCGCCGCAATGGCCATGGCTCCGACCGTGGCTCGCTTGATGGCGAAAGAACTGGGGCGCGACGAGCACTGGGTACAGCGGGAGGTCGAGGCGTTTTGTGCGTTAGCGGCAAGCTACGTTCCGCAGTAG
- the pgl gene encoding 6-phosphogluconolactonase: MTAARVHVARDHEAASRAAAEEFVRQIADRSRNATTFVALSGGSTPKRMYQMLAGDEFRPMVTWGQVHFFWSDERPVPPTDPDSNYRMASEALLQPLGIAPGQIHRMRGEDLDLPAAARAYEEEMARAFGVQWKSHPPRFDLVLLGLGADGHTASLFPRTVALQERRHWVVANPVPQLRTTRLTMTYPVLNAARCVLFLVTGRDKAEAVARVFSPTGAVEEVPARGVCPHDGELVWFLDEAAARRLDG; encoded by the coding sequence ATGACTGCCGCCCGCGTGCACGTTGCCCGCGACCACGAGGCCGCAAGCCGTGCGGCAGCCGAAGAGTTCGTGCGACAAATTGCCGATCGTTCGCGCAACGCGACCACGTTTGTTGCGCTTTCGGGTGGGAGTACGCCCAAACGAATGTACCAAATGCTGGCAGGCGATGAGTTTCGCCCGATGGTGACGTGGGGACAGGTGCACTTCTTTTGGAGCGACGAGCGCCCGGTGCCGCCCACGGATCCGGACTCGAATTATCGCATGGCTTCGGAGGCGCTGCTCCAACCTCTTGGGATTGCCCCTGGGCAAATTCACCGCATGCGCGGTGAGGATCTCGACCTTCCCGCTGCGGCCCGGGCGTACGAGGAAGAAATGGCGCGCGCATTTGGCGTCCAGTGGAAGAGCCACCCACCGCGGTTCGACTTGGTGTTGCTGGGCTTGGGAGCCGATGGCCACACAGCGTCGCTGTTTCCTCGCACGGTGGCGCTGCAGGAGCGTCGCCACTGGGTTGTGGCAAACCCCGTTCCGCAGCTCCGCACAACCCGACTCACGATGACGTACCCGGTGCTCAACGCAGCGCGCTGTGTGCTGTTTTTGGTTACGGGCCGAGACAAGGCCGAGGCTGTGGCCCGCGTGTTCAGCCCCACTGGCGCAGTGGAAGAGGTGCCGGCACGTGGCGTTTGCCCGCACGACGGGGAGCTTGTTTGGTTTCTCGACGAGGCCGCAGCGAGGCGACTCGATGGTTAG
- the zwf gene encoding glucose-6-phosphate dehydrogenase — MSIVVRAAVEPCPEFHLPPAEPCTVVIFGAAGDLARRKLIPALFTLASEGCLSQGFDVIGVARRNFDDAAYREQMRSAMPHVPREQWEKFAPSLHFVSGDLGDPATYTQLSRRLQEIELARQRPANRLYYCSVPPSLALPILNELGASGLARDENGWARIVLEKPFGRSLAEARSLNQQVTRVFREDQVFRIDHYLGKDTVQNILVFRFGNALFEPVWNRNYVEYVSITAAESSGVGTRAGYYEEAGALRDMVANHMLQLLTLAAMEPPVAFEANAVRNQKVQVLQAIRPWSIEDIRQRTVRGQYTRGTIAGQEVPGYREEPNVAPQSMVETFAALELRVENWRWAGVPFYLRTGKRLAATLTEIAVHFKRTPQALFARTPRDFIEPNTVVLRIQPQEGISISFGAKRPGPEMRTSTVHMEFDYQRAFGVRLPDAYVVLVLDAMRGDATLFTRGDEVEAQWQIIDPIEAAWAQGAVPLVFYPAGSPGPTEADAMLARQGHRWRPLVEALPRAATESMQEG, encoded by the coding sequence GTGAGCATCGTTGTTCGTGCGGCGGTGGAGCCGTGCCCGGAGTTTCATTTACCGCCGGCGGAGCCGTGCACGGTGGTCATCTTTGGGGCTGCTGGTGACCTGGCGCGGCGCAAGCTGATTCCGGCTTTGTTCACCCTCGCGAGCGAGGGTTGTCTCAGTCAGGGCTTCGACGTCATTGGCGTTGCTCGGCGTAACTTCGACGACGCGGCGTATCGGGAGCAAATGCGTTCGGCGATGCCGCACGTCCCCCGCGAGCAGTGGGAGAAATTTGCCCCTTCGTTGCACTTCGTCTCGGGCGACTTGGGCGATCCAGCGACTTATACGCAGTTGAGCCGGCGGCTGCAGGAAATCGAGCTTGCGCGGCAACGCCCAGCGAATCGCCTGTACTACTGCTCTGTCCCGCCCTCACTCGCCCTGCCCATCCTCAACGAGCTGGGTGCCAGCGGTTTGGCACGGGATGAAAACGGTTGGGCGCGCATCGTCTTGGAAAAACCGTTTGGCCGGAGCCTCGCGGAGGCGCGTTCTTTGAACCAACAGGTGACCCGAGTATTCCGCGAGGACCAGGTGTTTCGCATCGATCATTACCTGGGTAAGGACACCGTGCAAAACATCCTGGTGTTTCGCTTCGGAAACGCGTTGTTCGAGCCTGTGTGGAATCGGAATTACGTTGAGTATGTGTCCATCACCGCGGCGGAAAGTTCCGGAGTGGGCACGCGTGCGGGCTACTACGAAGAGGCGGGAGCCCTGCGCGATATGGTGGCAAACCACATGCTTCAACTCCTGACGTTGGCAGCCATGGAGCCACCCGTGGCGTTCGAAGCAAACGCGGTCCGCAACCAAAAGGTACAGGTGCTTCAGGCGATTCGGCCGTGGTCGATCGAGGACATTCGCCAGCGCACCGTGCGCGGGCAGTACACCCGCGGAACGATCGCAGGTCAGGAGGTTCCCGGTTACCGGGAAGAGCCGAACGTCGCCCCACAGTCCATGGTCGAGACGTTCGCTGCATTGGAGTTGCGCGTCGAGAACTGGCGTTGGGCGGGCGTGCCTTTTTATTTGCGCACCGGTAAGCGACTGGCGGCAACGCTGACGGAAATTGCCGTGCACTTTAAACGCACGCCACAAGCGCTCTTTGCCCGCACGCCGCGCGACTTCATCGAGCCGAATACCGTCGTGTTACGGATCCAACCGCAAGAGGGGATTTCGATTTCGTTCGGCGCGAAGCGGCCGGGTCCGGAGATGCGCACGAGCACCGTGCATATGGAGTTCGATTACCAGCGCGCCTTTGGTGTGCGGCTGCCGGATGCTTATGTCGTGCTCGTGCTCGATGCCATGCGCGGCGATGCCACGTTGTTTACCCGCGGGGATGAAGTGGAAGCACAGTGGCAAATCATCGATCCGATCGAGGCAGCCTGGGCCCAGGGAGCCGTGCCGCTGGTGTTTTATCCTGCGGGCAGCCCCGGACCAACGGAGGCAGATGCCATGCTCGCGCGCCAAGGGCATCGATGGCGCCCGCTGGTAGAGGCGCTGCCTCGAGCGGCAACAGAGTCGATGCAAGAGGGATGA
- the gnd gene encoding decarboxylating 6-phosphogluconate dehydrogenase, whose protein sequence is MQIGIVGLGRMGANMARRLLRKGHQCVVYNRSAGPVQQLVAEGAMGAFSLAELVEKLSPPRVVWLMLPVDVVDATIEALLPHLQRGDVVVDGGNTYFELDIQRARRLAPLGIEYVDCGVSGGVWGLERGYCLMLGGEPTVVQRLEPILAALAPGKEAAPANPLRQRTSSAEHGYLHCGPHGAGHFVKMVHNGIEYGLMAAYAEGFNLLRRACVSKDPAENPESMAVPGHEEYRFNFDLAEIAELWRRGSVIGSWLLDLAAMSLARNETLDAFAGVVGDSGEGRWTIATAVRQGVPVPVLAAALFSRFASRGNAEFANRVLSALRFEFGRHQEPRARTEP, encoded by the coding sequence ATGCAGATCGGCATCGTCGGTTTAGGCCGGATGGGGGCAAACATGGCCAGGCGTTTGTTGCGTAAGGGCCATCAGTGCGTGGTTTACAATCGGAGCGCAGGGCCGGTGCAGCAGTTGGTGGCAGAAGGGGCAATGGGGGCGTTTTCGTTGGCAGAGCTAGTGGAGAAGCTGAGCCCGCCGCGTGTTGTATGGCTGATGCTACCAGTGGATGTGGTGGATGCCACGATCGAGGCGCTATTGCCCCATCTCCAACGCGGCGATGTTGTGGTGGACGGTGGCAACACTTACTTCGAACTCGATATCCAACGGGCACGTCGCTTGGCACCGCTCGGCATTGAATATGTCGATTGCGGAGTCAGCGGGGGCGTGTGGGGACTCGAGCGCGGCTACTGCTTGATGTTGGGCGGCGAGCCCACGGTTGTACAGCGCCTCGAGCCGATTTTGGCTGCTCTCGCGCCGGGTAAAGAAGCAGCACCGGCCAATCCGCTGCGGCAGCGCACGAGCTCGGCCGAGCACGGCTATTTGCATTGCGGGCCGCACGGTGCTGGCCATTTTGTCAAGATGGTCCACAACGGCATCGAGTACGGCCTTATGGCTGCCTATGCAGAAGGATTCAATCTGTTGCGGCGAGCGTGTGTCTCCAAGGATCCAGCGGAAAATCCCGAGTCCATGGCTGTGCCTGGCCACGAAGAATACCGGTTTAATTTCGACTTAGCGGAGATTGCCGAGCTTTGGCGGCGGGGCAGCGTGATCGGTTCGTGGTTGCTGGACTTGGCAGCCATGAGCTTAGCGCGGAATGAGACCTTGGACGCCTTTGCCGGTGTGGTGGGCGATTCGGGTGAGGGCCGGTGGACCATCGCAACTGCCGTTCGCCAAGGTGTGCCGGTGCCTGTGCTTGCTGCCGCGCTGTTTTCGCGGTTTGCTTCGCGCGGCAACGCAGAGTTCGCCAACCGAGTTTTGTCGGCGCTGCGCTTCGAGTTTGGCAGGCATCAAGAACCTCGGGCGAGGACCGAGCCGTGA
- the pgi gene encoding glucose-6-phosphate isomerase codes for MRLPTAAPTWTLLERHYAELAACHLRQLFAEDPQRARQLTFEAAGWRADFSKHRVTRDTVRLLVQLAEECGLPGRREAMFRGERINTTEFRPALHIALRLPRSRSLIVGDQDVVPQVHQVLDRMADFAMRVRLGAWKGYSGKRIRTVVNIGIGGSDLGPAMAYEALRFYADPNLQVRFVSNVDGSDLTLAVRDLNPAETLFIVSSKTFTTLETMTNARSAREWLLSHLGDVRAISRHFVAVSTNEAAVREFGIAPENMFAFWDWVGGRYSVDSAIGLSLMIAIGPDGFRDFLAGFHAMDEHFRSAPLHRNLPVLLGLLGVWYVNFFGCQTWAVVPYDHCLRRFPAYLQQLFMESNGKSVTIQGEAVEWSTSPVVWGEPGTNGQHSFFQLLHQGTVLVPCDFIGFCEPQTDLQHHHDLLIANMLAQAEALAFGRSAEEVAARGVATGLVPHRTFPGNRPSTILMAPKLTPRSLGALIALYEHAVFTQGVVWNINSFDQWGVELGKELAERIAPELCGDAEPQHDPSTNEWILYFRERRTRAAQREKL; via the coding sequence ATGCGCCTTCCGACTGCGGCTCCAACCTGGACTTTGCTCGAGCGACACTACGCGGAGCTAGCGGCGTGCCATCTGCGACAACTGTTTGCGGAAGACCCGCAACGCGCCCGCCAACTCACGTTCGAAGCCGCGGGTTGGCGTGCCGATTTTTCGAAGCATCGGGTCACCCGAGACACAGTCCGGCTCCTCGTGCAACTTGCCGAAGAGTGCGGTCTGCCAGGGCGGCGCGAGGCGATGTTTCGCGGGGAACGCATCAACACGACTGAGTTCCGCCCTGCACTGCACATCGCTCTTCGGTTGCCGCGTTCGCGTTCGCTCATCGTCGGCGATCAGGATGTTGTGCCGCAGGTCCATCAGGTGTTGGATCGCATGGCCGATTTTGCCATGCGCGTGCGGCTCGGAGCGTGGAAGGGATACTCCGGCAAGCGCATCCGCACTGTAGTGAACATCGGGATCGGCGGCTCCGACTTGGGGCCGGCAATGGCGTACGAAGCGCTGCGCTTTTATGCCGATCCGAACTTGCAGGTGCGCTTTGTGTCCAACGTCGATGGCTCCGACCTGACGTTGGCCGTGCGCGACCTGAATCCGGCGGAGACTCTCTTTATCGTCTCCTCGAAGACGTTCACGACCTTGGAGACGATGACGAACGCACGAAGCGCGCGCGAATGGCTGCTGAGTCATCTCGGGGATGTGCGCGCGATCAGCCGCCACTTTGTGGCCGTTTCCACGAACGAGGCTGCCGTGCGGGAATTCGGCATTGCGCCGGAAAACATGTTTGCGTTTTGGGACTGGGTGGGTGGCCGCTACTCGGTGGATTCCGCCATCGGCCTGTCGCTGATGATTGCCATCGGGCCCGATGGATTTCGGGACTTCCTCGCCGGCTTTCACGCCATGGACGAACACTTTCGTAGTGCCCCCTTACATCGCAACCTACCGGTTCTCCTCGGTCTCCTCGGTGTCTGGTACGTGAACTTTTTCGGTTGCCAAACTTGGGCGGTGGTACCGTACGATCACTGCTTGCGGCGCTTTCCAGCCTATCTCCAACAGTTGTTCATGGAGAGCAACGGGAAGTCCGTCACGATTCAGGGCGAGGCAGTGGAGTGGTCGACCTCGCCGGTCGTGTGGGGCGAACCGGGGACCAACGGCCAACATTCGTTTTTTCAACTCTTGCATCAAGGCACGGTGCTGGTGCCTTGCGACTTCATCGGATTTTGCGAGCCGCAAACGGACCTGCAGCATCATCACGACCTGCTGATTGCCAACATGTTGGCGCAAGCAGAGGCCTTGGCCTTCGGGCGAAGCGCGGAGGAAGTCGCAGCTCGCGGAGTTGCCACTGGTTTAGTGCCGCACCGAACTTTCCCTGGAAATCGCCCGTCGACCATTCTCATGGCGCCGAAACTCACTCCCCGCAGCCTCGGGGCATTGATTGCGCTGTATGAGCATGCCGTGTTCACGCAGGGTGTGGTTTGGAATATCAACTCGTTCGACCAGTGGGGGGTAGAGTTGGGCAAGGAGCTCGCCGAGCGCATCGCCCCGGAACTGTGTGGTGATGCCGAGCCGCAACACGACCCCTCCACGAACGAATGGATCTTGTACTTCCGCGAACGCCGCACCCGCGCGGCACAGCGGGAGAAGCTGTGA
- the tal gene encoding transaldolase, with product MLPTHRLRALGQSVWLDQITRSLLRKGTLRKYIEEFGVSGLTSNPTIFDNAIKNSRDYDSSISEGMRRGLHGEQLFLALALEDLREAADLFRPAYEASGGTDGFVSLEVSPELAYDTEATIRAASELWQAAERPNLFIKIPGTPPGLPAIEESIFRGVPVNVTLLFSWEHYLSAAEAYMKGVERRIAAGLDPRIPSVASLFVSRWDKAVLGKVPERLRNRLGYAVALKTYRAYNELLASERWQRLAAEGARPQKLLWASTGTKDPAASDVLYIEALAAPNTINTMPEETLLAFVDHGRVGEPLPVDGRGAEELLAEFATAGVDVGALAERLQKEGAEAFQQSWRALLERLSVREAELRAAV from the coding sequence ATGCTCCCGACTCATCGTTTGCGCGCCCTCGGGCAAAGTGTTTGGCTGGACCAAATCACACGTTCGTTGCTGCGTAAAGGCACGTTGCGGAAGTACATCGAGGAGTTTGGGGTCAGCGGATTGACCTCGAACCCGACGATTTTCGACAACGCCATCAAGAACTCTCGCGACTACGATTCCTCGATTTCTGAGGGGATGCGCCGCGGCCTTCACGGTGAGCAGTTGTTCCTTGCCCTGGCGCTGGAGGACCTGCGCGAAGCGGCAGACCTCTTCCGGCCAGCGTACGAGGCGTCGGGAGGAACTGACGGATTCGTTTCTTTAGAAGTTTCGCCTGAGCTGGCCTATGACACTGAGGCTACCATCCGCGCGGCTTCCGAGCTTTGGCAGGCGGCGGAGCGGCCAAATCTCTTTATCAAGATTCCGGGTACCCCTCCCGGCCTGCCCGCGATCGAGGAGAGTATTTTTCGCGGCGTGCCCGTGAACGTTACGCTGCTGTTTTCCTGGGAGCACTACCTGTCCGCGGCTGAGGCATACATGAAAGGAGTCGAGCGGCGCATCGCGGCTGGGCTCGACCCGCGCATTCCTTCGGTAGCGTCGCTGTTCGTCAGCCGCTGGGACAAGGCGGTCTTGGGCAAAGTGCCGGAGCGGCTGCGCAACCGCTTGGGTTACGCGGTGGCGTTGAAAACGTACCGGGCCTACAACGAGTTGCTTGCCAGCGAACGTTGGCAGCGTTTGGCAGCGGAAGGTGCGCGCCCGCAAAAACTCCTGTGGGCGAGCACGGGAACAAAAGATCCGGCTGCCTCCGATGTCCTTTACATCGAGGCGTTGGCCGCTCCGAACACCATCAACACGATGCCGGAGGAAACGTTGCTCGCGTTTGTGGATCACGGTCGGGTAGGAGAGCCTCTGCCGGTTGACGGCCGCGGCGCCGAAGAGCTCTTGGCAGAATTCGCGACGGCTGGTGTGGACGTAGGGGCGCTCGCTGAACGGTTGCAAAAAGAGGGTGCGGAAGCCTTCCAGCAGTCTTGGCGTGCTTTGCTTGAGCGGTTGAGTGTCCGTGAGGCGGAGCTGCGTGCGGCCGTGTAA